Part of the Periophthalmus magnuspinnatus isolate fPerMag1 chromosome 18, fPerMag1.2.pri, whole genome shotgun sequence genome is shown below.
GTATGTATTGGCAGAAATACCTAttattttaaatctgtgaaaaacactttcATGATTTCGGTATTTGAAGGCGCATGCATTTTGTAAGCTCACCAACAGTTTCTTCCCAGCTGTAAGTGACTATCTGCTGTGAGCTCACATTGTGTGTTTGGGAGGTTGTAGATATAGGACTTTGTCGGACTGTTTAAGGCCTTGAACACATTTTTTGCCCCACATATACTTTATCAAAATCTCATGCCGCTGTACAAATGTACtttataagcagctcctgagtTCAAAATAAGCATAGCCAGTTGTTGTCAGATTTTACCCTCACAGCAAAACTCTACTCTCTTCTTTAATTTGTGAAAaagggcttataaactcattggtGTGTGATCTTAAAGCCTTTTCATTTTAGCTTTAttattctgtgtaatatttgGGTATAACAGCCAAAggctcaataataaaataataaaactcacCTTTTATTGTGATTTGGGTCCCATTCCCAAACAGGACTTGTCCACAGGCGGCCACAGCGCAGTAGTAGGTTCCAGTCTGCTCTGAGCTCACATTGTGTATGGGGAGGTTGTAGACACAGAAGTTGGTTGGACTTTTCCCTTTGTTCTTACACCCATCATGCATGTTACCTCCTCCGTGGCTGTAAAGGACTCCTGCTGCAGACTCTACAAACTGTTTGAACCAGTGAACTCTGTGTGGTCCTTCACAGCTCTCAGTCTGGACGCTACAGTTCAGAATCACAGTATGTCCTGGTTCTATTTCCTCATGTGCAGACTGACGGACCTCAATTGTAGGTTCCAAACTCTTTACAATCACAGTGACACTTTCTAGGAAGTCAATTTGGTGTAAATAGCATTTCACACAGTGATAAACAGCAGAATCTGACATGCTTACATTGTTGATGTGCAAGTcatgtttgtcattttcatAATCCAGTCTGAAACGTTTGTCCCTGCTAAATTCTCCATAAAATTCATCCTTCTGGTCATATTTAAAGTAGGAAGAGATGAGTACTGGTTTCATGCCCAATTTTTGTCTGTACCAGGAAAATCTTGATCCGATCTTGACATTGTCAGAAGAAATACAAGACAATTTAATGTTATCTCCAAATGCTGCTGGGAGGAAAATATCCTTCTC
Proteins encoded:
- the LOC117386016 gene encoding uncharacterized protein LOC117386016, coding for MASLHSLTVQCLLLVSTAQMNGLQEKDIFLPAAFGDNIKLSCISSDNVKIGSRFSWYRQKLGMKPVLISSYFKYDQKDEFYGEFSRDKRFRLDYENDKHDLHINNVSMSDSAVYHCVKCYLHQIDFLESVTVIVKSLEPTIEVRQSAHEEIEPGHTVILNCSVQTESCEGPHRVHWFKQFVESAAGVLYSHGGGNMHDGCKNKGKSPTNFCVYNLPIHNVSSEQTGTYYCAVAACGQVLFGNGTQITIKATPVHVYVLIGALMFTSSLLIGLCIKSSAGSDILYQTQGLKIQVFAFVVAIRKSYCFRNIRHQSEK